From the Daphnia magna isolate NIES linkage group LG3, ASM2063170v1.1, whole genome shotgun sequence genome, one window contains:
- the LOC116918358 gene encoding ubiquitin-associated protein 1 isoform X1, translating into MVNRNGVGNQTEFPSREAEMVAVGKTLDANKYATKKTIAQGMLDIALLTANASQLKYVLQLGHRHEFYHIMVSLIASSIVLQVMLGLTVVTICIMNNWLYCKSVSTNKLNYLVLAFSLAIAIIDCLKIPFAADPNSYLRGISVKISEKYRPPRRPTLPPGLCHFEPPSHLFCDDIELLDESSAFKLVESIRNLRTQELVRRKQRIAAIEEQNIDEKEIEEITSGLPLNSRTNSIPSQNVINLHPSNGQLLPHTQSSMEVLTPIQSSTVEIKKKENMSVINLAEFESYSTNPFEEMELKTLNDKEELAMLLQPNSQTSYGLPYQNYNPSAMTTWPEQRHQLPLGQYQSTTSWIPNESTLFGMDKISLGNMCTPIQSEDRTVSHRNLRQAKSVPDLSDTGFGIGGIPINHPSFTGVSDKRLSSRTPPPRLTLDSIKRPMPIPSMTHSLPFEKNLTAVEKCLVQQLHDMGFVRETAARAIARLGANEKDVVDQLLLIQKLEEAGHSIQRIESALNVLKPCKELPEQIEHHLRLVDQLSALGFDHRKISSALVAACHNRDKALDILLLK; encoded by the exons ATGGTAAACAGAAATGGCGTGGGAAATCAAACGGAATTCCCATCAAGGGAGGCGGAGATGGTTGCAGTG GGAAAGACGTTGGACGCTAACAAGTACGCTACTAAGAAAACCATTGCCCAGGGAATGCTG GACATTGCATTACTGACGGCGAACGCTTCTCAATTAAAATATGTTTTGCAACTGGGACATCGGCACGAATTCTATCACATAATGGTCTCTTTGATCGCCTCTTCGATTGTTCTTCAG GTGATGCTGGGCCTCACCGTCGTTACCATCTGCATAATGAACAACTGGCTTTACTGCAAATCCGTGTCGACCAATAAGCTCAACTATCTGGTTTTGGCCTTCTCGCTCGCTATTGCTATCATAGATTGCTTAAAGATACCCTTCGCTGCAGATC CAAACAGTTATTTAAGAGGGATCTCTGTGAAGATTAGTGAGAAGTACCGACCTCCCCGTAGACCCACACTTCCACCTGGATTATGTCACTTTGAGCCTCCTTCTCATTTGTTTTGTGATGAT ATTGAGCTTTTAGATGAATCAAGTGCGTTTAAACTGGTTGAATCTATCAGAAATCTTCGGACCCAAGAGTTAGTAAGAAGAAAGCAGAGAATAGCTGCAATAGAAGAACAAAATATTGATGAAAAGGAAATAGAAGAAATAACTTCAGGTCTCCCTTTAAATAGTCGGACAAACAGCATTCCTTCTCAAAATGTTATCAACTTGCATCCATCAAATGGTCAATTGCTGCCACATACACAGAGTTCAATGGAAGTTCTTACACCAATCCAAAGCTCTACAGTGGAAattaagaaaaaggaaaatatgtCTGTCATCAACCTAGCTGAATTTGAAAGCTATTCAACTAATCCTTTTGAGGAAATGGAACTAAAAACCTTAAATGATAAAGAAGAGCTAGCCATGTTGCTTCAACCGAACTCCCAGACATCTTATGGGCTGCCTTATCAAAATTATAACCCATCAGCAATGACAACATGGCCTGAACAA AGACACCAACTCCCTTTGGGGCAATATCAATCGACAACAAGCTGGATTCCAAATGAAAGCACACTTTTCGGTATGGATAAGATATCTCTTGGGAACATGTGCACTCCTATTCAATCCGAAGATCGAACCGTTTCGCATAGGAACTTACGTCAAGCCAAAAGTGTCCCAGACCTCTCTGATACAGGCTTTGGCATTGGAGGAATTCCAATAAATCATCCGTCATTTACAGGGGTTTCTGATAAGAGACTCAGCTCTCGCACGCCTCCACCACGTTTAACGTTAGATTCAATAAAAAGGCCAATGCCAATACCAAGTATGACTCACTCGCTGCCATTCGAAAAGAACCTTACGGCAGTTGAGAAATGCTTAGTCCAACAGCTGCATGATATGGGATTTGTACGGGAAACAGCCGCTCGAGCTATTGCTCGTCTGGGTGCCAACGAAAAGGATGTTGTTGACCAATTGTTACTAATTCAAAAATTGGAAGAAGCTGGCCATTCAATCCAAAGGATAGAATCTGCATTGAACGTTCTTAAGCCTTGTAAAGAATTACCAGAACAAATAGAGCATCACCTAAGGCTGGTTGATCAGTTGTCAGCATTAGGATTTGACCATAGGAAAATAAGTTCTGCCTTAGTGGCTGCTTGTCACAATCGCGATAAGGCCTTGGATATTCTTTTGTTGAAATGA
- the LOC116918355 gene encoding wolframin, with protein sequence MEATDSNLTSNNTSANSVIGNGISTSTNSAISGSSGGRIKRKQWVLHDGPHGSLQRLRLRMAEEGCGHSQVALAKQFLSENCAESDQMAIHWLLKAADQGHYEGAELLKTCFETNRGITESNCHKIRSFLDMSQHERAARLGAKTLFSNMAQGNEFITTKQLEQWLEDSFASQKTSQLENEEVLNQVTDSSSLVLGGELISEQHMMSAASVYASGHFPPLLRLLNLGSKQNLSHMYHRLKCCKFVDFTHPLSLSLMFSLVIVSFAFSNPILLLNLQLSSALILLTWVLALAAAIYFTVQSCQSVREWNVFHGWSLLLTQHAQRLLEPATAENLYIFGTFPYHLGRLLLATLLCISLQPALHLVRSSLPGPGSWIPFGELSVLATLLCSTCLDCHVGVGLCDLLCIVCWILWRADISLWSFYSDDDESTSPRWTQLFRSSWSIRFHLGTTVTLLGTVLLIYLYVQRMRQFNYASHRLAWSLPHFLSLFWLFLAIDWFQLSGYDGILRGLGFLVAAALLRSNWLTKANVLLCITSYSSGSAAGLTPWVGLGVAACLITLFRMRAQFSNLKSQSIIMVVCLAVLTYRLMQYVKTPDMHPEDVLGLPTTTPVPTIRVRPGLGGISHGSVGGDLNSDSGELTWERYHEFCFYSPSSDSSSSIASIQLACSALSGLSVEWDGVVRQVSIESRQNTIESLLQWLPSKWYEWLVCRIGEKWALCNNHDHGMPQSLDSRRCHLIWRLNHDRGRLCHVDNFSKFTLRIEVESKVPIQLSSWFGDPNSDKTLAVELLAGPRFQKLALRLSSGQEIRFRGTFSSPSVGGLKPELVLSSLECLSCQSDSSFNGRADSSTDQPVHELPDASIFVDKALQGAADFILPHFLRLNVTQLLHSG encoded by the exons ATGGAAGCAACGGATTCCAATTTGACTTCCAATAATACAAGTGCTAATAGTGTTATTGGTAATGGCATAAGTACTTCAACGAATTCTGCCATTAGCGGCTCATCTGGCGGCCGTATCAAACGAAAACAATGGGTTCTCCACGATGGTCCCCACGGATCTCTTCAGCGGCTTCGGCTTCGCATGGCAGAGGAAGGATGTGGCCATAGTCAAGTGGCATTAGCTAAACAGTTTCTTTCAGAGAATTGTGCTGAAAGTGACCAGATGGCAATTCACTG GCTATTGAAAGCAGCTGACCAGGGTCATTATGAAGGTGCAGAACTACTCAAGACTTGTTTTGAAACAAATAGAGGCATAACAGAGAGTAACTGCCACAAAATACGCTCTTTCCTAGA TATGTCCCAGCATGAAAGAGCTGCAAGATTAGGAGCAAAAACACTATTTTCCAACATGGCACAAGGGAATGAATTCATCACTACAAAGCAACTGGAACAGTGGCTAGAAGATAGTTTTGCATCACAAAAAACTTCACAgcttgaaaatgaagaagttCTGAATCAGGTCACTGATTCCTCTTCATTGGTTTTGGGAGGAGAACTGATCAGCGAACAGCATATG aTGTCGGCTGCCTCTGTCTACGCATCTGGCCATTTTCCACCTCTTTTACGGTTACTCAATTTGGGATCCAAACAAAATCTTAGCCACATGTATCATAGGCTGAAATGTTGCAAGTTTGTCGACTTTACCCATCCCTTATCGCTATCCCTTATGTTTTCATTAGTTATAGTTTCCTTTGCCTTTAGCAACCCTATTTTGTTACTCAACTTGCAACTGTCATCCGCCTTAATTTTGCTCACTTGGGTCCTGGCCTTGGCGGCAGCCATATACTTTACAGTCCAATCATGTCAATCTGTTCGGGAATGGAACGTTTTCCATGGTTGGTCGTTGCTTTTAACCCAACATGCGCAACGCTTACTCGAACCAGCCACGGCCGAAAATTTGTATATTTTTGGTACATTTCCATACCATCTTGGACGACTTTTATTAGCGACGTTGCTATGTATTTCACTTCAACCCGCATTACATCTGGTGCGCTCCTCCTTACCTGGTCCTGGATCGTGGATCCCATTTGGTGAGCTAAGCGTTCTGGCAACATTACTGTGCTCGACCTGTCTCGATTGTCATGTTGGAGTCGGACTTTGTGATCTGCTATGTATCGTCTGTTGGATCCTTTGGCGGGCTGACATCAGCCTCTGGAGTTTCTACTCTGACGATGACGAAAGCACATCACCGCGATGGACTCAGCTTTTTCGCTCTTCGTGGAGTATTCGTTTCCATCTGGGTACCACTGTGACGCTCTTGGGAACTGTTCTTCTTATTTACCTATACGTCCAACGAATGAGGCAGTTCAACTACGCAAGTCACAGATTGGCTTGGTCGCTTCCGCATTTCCTCAGTCTCTTCTGGCTTTTCTTAGCCATCGATTGGTTCCAGTTATCCGGCTACGATGGG atctTGCGAGGTTTGGGTTTCCTTGTCGCCGCAGCCCTTCTCCGTTCTAACTGGCTCACCAAAGCCAACGTG cttcttTGCATTACCTCCTACTCGTCTGGATCTGCAGCCGGGTTAACTCCTTGGGTGGGACTTGGTGTGGCTGCCTGCCTAATCACTTTATTTCGAATGAGAGCTCAATTCTCAAATCTAAAGAGCCAAAG CATCATAATGGTAGTATGCCTAGCCGTACTCACCTATCGTCTAATGCagtatgtaaaaactcctgacATGCATCCCGAAGATGTCTTGGGGTTGCCTACAACGACCCCTGTTCCTACGATTCGCGTGCGGCCAGGATTAGGTGGCATTAGTCATGGATCCGTTGGTGGTGATTTGAACTCTGATTCAGGGGAG CTCACTTGGGAGCGTTATCACGAGTTCTGCTTCTATTCCCCATCCTCTGACTCGAGTTCCTCTATAGCTTCTATTCAACTGGCCTGTTCCGCCCTTAGTGGATTGAGTGTTGAGTGGGATGGAGTTGTCCGTCAG GTTTCGATTGAAAGTCGACAGAATACGATTGAGTCGCTATTGCAATGGCTCCCATCGAAATGGTATGAATGGCTTGTTTGTCGAATTGGAGAAAAATGGGCTCTCTGCAACAACCACGACCATGGGATGCCGCAGTCACTTGACTCAAGACGATGTCATTTGATTTGGCGACTTAATCACGATCGTGGAAGATTGTGTCACGTTGATAACTTCTCCAAATTCACGCTGCGCATCGAG GTAGAATCGAAGGTACCGATCCAACTGTCATCATGGTTTGGTGATCCTAATAGTGATAAAACGCTGGCAGTAGAATTACTAGCTGGCCCGCGATTCCAAAAGTTGGCTTTGCGATTGTCATCGGGCCAAGAAATTCGTTTTCGGGGCACATTTTCTTCACCGTCAGTTGGTGGCCTCAAACCGGAATTGGTATTAAGCTCGTTGGAGTGCTTGTCTTGTCAATCGGATAGCTCGTTTAATGGTCGCGCAGATTCTTCTACCGACCAGCCAGTTCATGAGTTGCCAGATGCCAGTATTTTCGTCGATAAGGCGTTGCAAGGAGCGGCAGATTTCATCCTGCCACACTTTTTACGTCTCAACGTCACCCAGTTGCTTCATTCTGGTTAA
- the LOC123466469 gene encoding uncharacterized protein LOC123466469, translating to MAWSTVVKLCLIVVLCFTVVDYVNAQGRTGSSSGNSNLKLKEEVEFLKANLSALWDIVSALQTRAAEERQDESEELVVSLGLKRKEAWGPNMKNIFDSQIRVRPQDETKSYPAVSAAYLLFRRKDYSTWRRVKNTDELYFWHRGTTLMLHLLKPDGSVQQVKLGDPIQDPDANPQIIIAVGSWVAADLEDKLSYCLISVVQAPGFDASKAEVGQPEMLISRYPQSETLINRLAPPRQLPATTTDVTEDE from the exons ATGGCTTGGTCCACTGTTGTGAAACTCTGCTTGATCGTCGTTTTGTGCTTCACAGTCGTCGACTACGTCAACGCACAGG GACGTACTGGTAGCAGCAGCGGCAACAGCAATTTGAAACTGAAGGAAGAAGTGGAGTTCCTCAAAGCGAACCTGAGCGCCCTATGGGACATTGTTTCAGCGCTGCAAACCCGAGCGGCCGAGGAACGCCAAGACGAATCGGAAGAGCTTGTCGTCAGCTTGggactgaaaagaaaagaagcatGGGGTCCTAAtatgaaaaacattttcgaTTCACAG ATACGCGTACGACCACAAGACGAAACGAAGAGCTATCCAGCCGTGTCGGCAGCCTATTTGCTCTTCCGACGCAAAGACTACAGTACGTGGAGAAGGGTTAAAAATACGGACGAACTTTACTTTTGGCATCGAGGAACGACATTAATG TTACATCTACTAAAGCCAGACGGTAGTGTCCAGCAAGTGAAATTAGGAGACCCCATTCAGGACCCAGACGCAAACCCGCAAATAATTATCGCCGTTGGATCGTGGGTAGCAGCAGATCTAGAAGATAAGCTTAGCTACTGCCTCATCAGTGTTGTTCAAGCACCag GGTTTGACGCGTCTAAAGCTGAAGTGGGTCAACCTGAAATGTTGATATCACGTTACCCTCAGTCCGAGACGCTCATCAACCGCTTGGCTCCACCCCGCCAACTGCCGGCGACAACAACCGATGTGACCGAGGATGAGTGA
- the LOC116918363 gene encoding formylglycine-generating enzyme produces the protein MLKLIKEIVWVVLCLSYICISFVSNDCFNGKPKSSLKKSEAPFSEEACAVNNYNGMVLIRGGTYEIGTDEPVFIADGESPSRSVQLNNYFIDIYEVSNKNFADFVKTTNFTTEAEKYGSSFVFEGILSEETKSKISKVVASAPWWMPVTNASWKYPEGPMSSISEKMDHPVVHVSWNDAVSYCNFYGKRLPSEAEWEVACQGGLTKRLYPWGNKLNPYGKHWTNIWQGKFPDENMAEDGFIGTAPVNAFPPNKYGLHQMVGNVWEWTMDWWQINHNYDLLNNPTGPSNGKDKVKKGGSYMCHRSTCFRYRCAARSQNTPDSSAGNLGFRCAKSSSLEVQSS, from the exons ATGCTCAAACtaataaaagaaattgtttgGGTTGTACTGTGTCTGTCATACATTTGTATAAGCTTTGTGAGTAATGACTGTTTTAATGGGAAACCAAAGTCCTCACTGAAGAAGTCTGAGGCTCCATTTTCCGAGGAAGCATGTGCTGTTAACAATTATAATGGTATGGTATTGATAAGAGGTGGAACATATGAAATTGGAACGGATGAGCCAGTGTTCATAGCAGATGGAGAATCACCTTCCCGATCAGTCCAACTCAATAATTATTTCATTGACATTTATGAAGTcagcaataaaaattttgcagACTTTGTCAAAACTACCAATTTTACAACTGAGGCTGAAAAGTATGGAAGTTCTTTCGTCTTTGAAGGAATTCTTAGTGAAGAAACCAAATCCAAGATCTCGAAGGTTGTAGCATCTGCCCCATGGTGGATGCCTGTAACAAATGCTTCATGGAAATATCCTGAAGGGCCAATGTCTTCAATTTCAG AAAAAATGGATCATCCAGTTGTTCATGTATCCTGGAATGATGCTGTCAGCTACTGTAATTTCTATGGAAAAAGATTGCCGTCTGAAGCCGAATGGGAGGTTGCTTGCCAAGGAGGGCTTACGAAACGTCTCTATCCGTGGGGAAATAAATTAAATCCGTATGGAAAGCACTG GACTAATATTTGGCAAGGAAAATTTCCCGACGAAAACATGGCAGAAGATGGTTTTATTGGCACAGCACCCGTCAATGCTTTTCCTCCAAACAAGTACGGACTTCATCAAATGGTCGGTAACGTTTGGGAGTGGACCATGGATTGGTGGCAAATCAATCATAATTATGACCTTTTAAACAATCCG ACTGGTCCGAGTAATGGAAAAGATAAGGTGAAGAAAGGTGGATCGTATATGTGCCATCGCTCCACTTGTTTCCGCTACCGATGTGCTGCTCGGAGTCAAAACACTCCAGACAG TTCTGCCGGTAATTTGGGATTCCGTTGCGCAAAGTCTTCATCGCTTGAAGTACAATCATcctag
- the LOC116918358 gene encoding ubiquitin-associated protein 1 isoform X2: MVNRNGVGNQTEFPSREAEMVAVGKTLDANKYATKKTIAQGMLDIALLTANASQLKYVLQLGHRHEFYHIMVSLIASSIVLQIVVGILALTLNMMRDCRLHIQEYRFSALALNYINLGSVFVITVLNILVAAFDPVMLGLTVVTICIMNNWLYCKSVSTNKLNYLVLAFSLAIAIIDCLKIPFAADPNSYLRGISVKISEKYRPPRRPTLPPGLCHFEPPSHLFCDDIELLDESSAFKLVESIRNLRTQELVRRKQRIAAIEEQNIDEKEIEEITSGLPLNSRTNSIPSQNVINLHPSNGQLLPHTQSSMEVLTPIQSSTVEIKKKENMSVINLAEFESYSTNPFEEMELKTLNDKEELAMLLQPNSQTSYGLPYQNYNPSAMTTWPEQRHQLPLGQYQSTTSWIPNESTLFGMDKISLGNMCTPIQSEDRTVSHRNLRQAKSVPDLSDTGFGIGGIPINHPSFTGVSDKRLSSRTPPPRLTLDSIKRPMPIPSMTHSLPFEKNLTAVEKCLVQQLHDMGFVRETAARAIARLGANEKDVVDQLLLIQKLEEAGHSIQRIESALNVLKPCKELPEQIEHHLRLVDQLSALGFDHRKISSALVAACHNRDKALDILLLK; the protein is encoded by the exons ATGGTAAACAGAAATGGCGTGGGAAATCAAACGGAATTCCCATCAAGGGAGGCGGAGATGGTTGCAGTG GGAAAGACGTTGGACGCTAACAAGTACGCTACTAAGAAAACCATTGCCCAGGGAATGCTG GACATTGCATTACTGACGGCGAACGCTTCTCAATTAAAATATGTTTTGCAACTGGGACATCGGCACGAATTCTATCACATAATGGTCTCTTTGATCGCCTCTTCGATTGTTCTTCAG ATTGTCGTCGGAATTTTGGCTCTCACCCTGAATATGATGCGCGACTGCCGTCTCCACATCCAAGAGTACCGGTTCTCGGCCTTGGCTCTGAACTACATCAACTTGGGCAGCGTCTTCGTCATTACTGTCTTGAATATTCTGGTTGCCGCTTTCGACCCC GTGATGCTGGGCCTCACCGTCGTTACCATCTGCATAATGAACAACTGGCTTTACTGCAAATCCGTGTCGACCAATAAGCTCAACTATCTGGTTTTGGCCTTCTCGCTCGCTATTGCTATCATAGATTGCTTAAAGATACCCTTCGCTGCAGATC CAAACAGTTATTTAAGAGGGATCTCTGTGAAGATTAGTGAGAAGTACCGACCTCCCCGTAGACCCACACTTCCACCTGGATTATGTCACTTTGAGCCTCCTTCTCATTTGTTTTGTGATGAT ATTGAGCTTTTAGATGAATCAAGTGCGTTTAAACTGGTTGAATCTATCAGAAATCTTCGGACCCAAGAGTTAGTAAGAAGAAAGCAGAGAATAGCTGCAATAGAAGAACAAAATATTGATGAAAAGGAAATAGAAGAAATAACTTCAGGTCTCCCTTTAAATAGTCGGACAAACAGCATTCCTTCTCAAAATGTTATCAACTTGCATCCATCAAATGGTCAATTGCTGCCACATACACAGAGTTCAATGGAAGTTCTTACACCAATCCAAAGCTCTACAGTGGAAattaagaaaaaggaaaatatgtCTGTCATCAACCTAGCTGAATTTGAAAGCTATTCAACTAATCCTTTTGAGGAAATGGAACTAAAAACCTTAAATGATAAAGAAGAGCTAGCCATGTTGCTTCAACCGAACTCCCAGACATCTTATGGGCTGCCTTATCAAAATTATAACCCATCAGCAATGACAACATGGCCTGAACAA AGACACCAACTCCCTTTGGGGCAATATCAATCGACAACAAGCTGGATTCCAAATGAAAGCACACTTTTCGGTATGGATAAGATATCTCTTGGGAACATGTGCACTCCTATTCAATCCGAAGATCGAACCGTTTCGCATAGGAACTTACGTCAAGCCAAAAGTGTCCCAGACCTCTCTGATACAGGCTTTGGCATTGGAGGAATTCCAATAAATCATCCGTCATTTACAGGGGTTTCTGATAAGAGACTCAGCTCTCGCACGCCTCCACCACGTTTAACGTTAGATTCAATAAAAAGGCCAATGCCAATACCAAGTATGACTCACTCGCTGCCATTCGAAAAGAACCTTACGGCAGTTGAGAAATGCTTAGTCCAACAGCTGCATGATATGGGATTTGTACGGGAAACAGCCGCTCGAGCTATTGCTCGTCTGGGTGCCAACGAAAAGGATGTTGTTGACCAATTGTTACTAATTCAAAAATTGGAAGAAGCTGGCCATTCAATCCAAAGGATAGAATCTGCATTGAACGTTCTTAAGCCTTGTAAAGAATTACCAGAACAAATAGAGCATCACCTAAGGCTGGTTGATCAGTTGTCAGCATTAGGATTTGACCATAGGAAAATAAGTTCTGCCTTAGTGGCTGCTTGTCACAATCGCGATAAGGCCTTGGATATTCTTTTGTTGAAATGA